The sequence TTGTGAAGtgcttttatctattttttgttaatcctcacacaaggatattttttccattgacttttttttttttctgtaaaaggtgataaggatattttttttcttttttttttaaaattaaatctttattgttcagattatttcatttgttcctctttttccccccataactcccctcctcccagttcccgccccaccctccgccctcactccccacccactgtcctcatccataggtgcacgatttttgtccagtctcttcccgcatctcccacacccctttcccccccaagaatagtcagtccattccctttctatgtccctgattctattatgatcaccagattatttattcacttgattcttagattcacttgttgatagatgcatgtttgttgttcataatttgtatctttacctttttcttcttcttcctcttcttaaaggatacctttcagcatttcatataatactggtttggtggtgatgaactcctttagcttttccttatctgtgaagctctttatctgaccttcagttctgaatgatagctttgctggataaagtaatcttggttgtaggttcttggtattcatcactttgaatatttcttgccattcccttctggcctgcaaagtttctgttgagaaatcagctgacagtcgtatgggtattcccttgtaggtaactgagtttctttctcttgctgcttttaagattctctctttgtcttttgctcttggcattttaattatgatatgtcttggtgtggtcctctttggattccttttgtttggggttctctgcacttcctggacctgtaagtctatttctttcaccaggtgggggaagttttctgtcattatttcttcaaatatgttttcaataccttgctctctctcatcttctggcacccctataattctgatgttggtatgcttgaagctgtcccagaggctccttacactatcttcgtattttcggattcttttttcattttgcttttccggttgggtgttttttgcttcttcgcatttcaaatctttgccttgattcttgcgctcctttggtctgctgttgggagtctgtatagtattcgttatttcagtccgtgtatgcttaatttctagttggttctttatcataacatcgagggtctcattagatttcttgaggatctcactacatttatcggcggcttctagacagttcttaagagaccttaaaagtgtggttctgaactcaatatcctccattgacagttttgtcctgtttctttgtctccgcattttttatgctttcttagtgcacccctagtggtctttgtgtgcagacttgttgtagttaagccttgattgttgtcggcaataatgggggtgatttgacctccaggctaactggctatgagagtcccccattgactttttagagagtggaagggatgcaGGGAGAGAGATCgatgtgaaaaagacacattgattggttgcctcctgcatgtgcccgaccagggccagggattgaatatgcaacccaggtatctgcccttgagtaggaattgaacctgtgacctttcagtgcatgggccaatgttctaaccacttatCCACACAGGCCAGGACGTGAAGTGCTTTTAGATAGATGTATATTCTCATATTACAAAAATTTTAAGGTGTCTCTGTTTCTGCTTTAAACCCTTTCTGGGGAAAAGCTATAAATaaaatccccattttaaagatgaagaaacagcctcagagaggttaggtaacttgtgCAAAGTGGTGTAACTGAAGATAGAAATGGGCTGATGGGGCTGAGAGGACTACACTGCTAATTGTCTGCTGACCACAGGGCTGTGGAGTTCAGTTTGAGGTACGCCAAAGGGATGAGCAGCCAAGGCAGGGTTGCATATGGGTACCGTTGGGCCCTCCAGCTAGTGAAGCCCTATGCTGGTCCAGTGTGCCCTTCCCACAAGCCTGCCTGCCTTTCTGGGCCTGTGCTGTGACCCTCAGTATAGCCAAGTGGTTAGAAGCTCAGGCTCCAGTGCAGTCATCTCCAAACCTATATTTGAACATGTATCCCAAGATATGTGTATTTGTAAAGTGTAACAATACCTTCTTGACTACCATACTTTAAAAACAGTGACAGAAATTTAACTtatgagataaaaaaataatttatttcagaaacatTGGGTTACATCTTGCTAGTTTCTGCTTCCAAGGGTCGGTCATGTTCCGGCGGTGTGAAGTTGGGCAAATTCCTTTAACCTCtccaagcttcagttttctcatctgtaacgtAAGACTAATAAAACTATTTGAGGATTGCGAGGGCTAAATGAGATAATTCAAGTAAAGCTTTTAATGCCACAAGAAGAAAACTTTCCCCCCAGAACCTGAATATTGGAATTGagtctctctcactccccctctTGCTGTGCTGGGAGTATCCAGGCCCCTTCCATTGGCCAGGTTCTGTATAAGAGACAGCCAGGGGCTATCACTGTCAAACACTGCAAGTTACACAGCTTAGAAGCCTCTACATTCTTCATAGCATTACATTTGGTTCGGAATTcctgttttcttaaattttttttttaaatttatttcagagaggaagggcatgggcaagagagaaacatcaatgatgacataATCTTGACtggccacaacccgggcatgagccctgaccgggaatccggcatgacctcctggttcctaggtggatgctcaaccactgacccaccgGCCTGTCGGATTTCCTCTCGAATGGCAGTCGGAAGCCTGAGCGCAGATTCCTTCTCCCTAAACACACATACTAATAAGACCAACAATACTATGAGCCAGACATTGTTCTAAGCATTTACAGTCCTCAGTTTGTTACATAGCCTGCCCAAGGCCATAGAAGTTAGGGAACCCAGGTCAGCTGCACCAACGCCAGCGCCTGTCTGTAACCACTGCATTATGTTCTGGAGGTGCCGGGGCGGGGACCGCGTGGCCACGGCCTCACGGCCGCAGAGCGCCCGCTGTGCGGCTGCTGAGCGGGCAGACGGTGGACAGCGGAGAGATGTGGACGGACGGCGAGCCCACACCATCCCTGGAAGCTCGCGAGAGCTCGTCCCGGAGGCTCCCGCAGTCCCCGGCGGTCCCGCCACTTCCGGTTCCGGCGCGTCCGTTTTGCGTCGCGGAGTTTGACCCCCGCGCCGCGCCGTCGCCGCGCCCCGCGCTGCCATGGCGGCAGCCCCGCCGATCTCCAAGGCCGAGTACCTGAAGCGCTACTTGTCCCGGGCCGATGCCGGCGGCCACGCGGGTTCCGAGTCCATTCTCAAGCGTCGCAAAAAGCGGCCCAAGCCTGGCGGTGCCGGCGGCAAGGGGTGAGTGGGTCTTGGCGGGGCTGCCGCCCCCATTCCTCCCGTCTCCGCGGCCCGCCCTTCCTGGATCCccgccgggctgagggccccccgcccccgggctgagggccccgtgagagagaatcactgatcgcgCCCCGGGCCCTGTGTTCTAGCCAGACTGTGGCCTGCATCCCTTTGCCCGCCTCTGTAGCCTCCAGTCGTCTCCGGTAGAGAATGCGCCCTGTGCCCCGAGAGACGGGCGAGCTGGGCCAGAGCCTGTGCTTGGTGCTCGGACCCTGCCTGCGGGGCCGCCCTGTCCCCACTTCCCGCTCTTGCCACCTGCCGGGCGCTGTGGGGCGTTTTAGACGCGTATGAATTCGTGAGCTTTACGTTGCTTCCGTGAAGTAAGGAATGAAGCCGTCGTGGGTCAGGATGGGCGCCAGAGCCAGTATAACTGGTGTCCCTTTAGGAAGAGGGGCTTGGCGGCCGTGGCTCCGTGGTGGAGCGTGACCTGTGAGCCGGGAGGTCACggtgcgattcccggtcagggcgcaggccgggctgccCTCACTCCATCCCCGgtgcagccgatcagtgattctctctcatcattggtgtttctttctctctccctcttcctctctgaaatcagtaaaaatatattataaaaaaagagagaaggttgGACACAGAGACAGGCCTAGAGGGAAAAGGACCACGTGAAGGTGGAGGCTGAGCTTAGACCGTGCCCCGAGCCATCGGGTCCCCCCTGGAGCGCAGCGGGCTTTGCCTTGCAGATACCTGGCGGTTTCAGACTCTGCCTCCAGAACCGAGGGGATATATTCCTGTTGTCTTAGGCCACCCGGTCTGCCCTAGGAAACGGATATATCTTGTACAGGCTACTAAGTCCACAGCCCGGATCCATTGTCTTGCCTGGCTTGGCTTTCCCCTTACTCTGGCCTCTTCCTTCCTGCGCTCTGACTTGTGTGGATTCTTGGGAAACAGCACCTTGTAGTGAAAACAGCGTGAGCTCTGCAGCGACACTGATCAGAGCGCGAGTCCTCGCTGTGCCACTTCTCAGGCTGTGTGGCTTCGGGCCTCTCAGCCCTCGTTTgcttatctgtgaaatgagagtAATACCGAATGATATCACTTGTATttagtggtggtggttgtggttaGAGATGTGCAAAGTGATCTTGGCTGTTCAGGGAATAACCTCACCCATGGCAGTCGTCGTTATGTGCAGCCAGACCTAGTGTATCTGTGTGACGGGTATTTATTTACTGAATACCTCTTATGCCAGTTGCTGCAGGGTGACGAGGATGCCAGTCTGAATGAGAAAGCCTTAGTCCCTATCCTGATGGAGCTTGTCGTCTAATGGGATACAGGCTTTAGACAACTAATTTTGCAACTAATTGATGTATTTCCTTTGTGATAAGTGCAATGAAAGTACTTCAAGAACGTGTAACGGGTTCTTAGATGGGAGAGTAGTTAGGAAGGTATTCTCAAGGAAGTTATCTATTAGGTTCTTAAGAATGAGTAAGAGTTTCCCAGTAAAGAATGAGAACAGTAGGCAGAGAGAAGGGACTGAGTGTGTGAAAACTGATGTGGTAGACGTTGCAGGATCTTGTAGGATTTTGAGCTTTATCCCGAAACCAATAGATAAGTGTGCATAGGCTGTTACCCAAGAACGTTTCTCCTTTTTTATCCCCCCCCCTCTTTAGAATGCGGATTGTGGACGATGATGTGAGCTGGACATCTATCTCCACCACTAAACccgaaaaggaggaagaggaagatgatgGCGATTTGCCTGTGGTATGTATCTTTTGAGGCTGTAAGGACTTTGAAATTCAAGCCTTTCAACCTCAACTCCCAGTGCAGGGCAGGGTTGTAAGAGGGAAAGTTGGGCAGAGACAACTTCCAAAGAAGTactgtcttcttttttatggAAGGGCCCATCAAACTAAAAATGGGAACTAATCCCAGAGAGAGGCAGGACTCCTCAGCATCAGTGATAGAGCTATGATAGAACTAGCCAGGTTCGATGTGTTGGGATGGACCTTAAAAACAATGCTCAGGTTCAATAGTAGGgaactttctctttgtttctttcattcaTGATTCAACTAAACTTTAAAATTTGTATGCTCTTGTGTAAGTACTGGAGATATGTGGATTAATAGAACATAGTGTCTGTACTCTAGTGGTCATACTCTAAAATGGGACTTTCATATAATTTCAGTAATATGATAAATGTTGGAGCTATGTTTCACATATGTACCAAGTGCTATTAGAGCACAGGGGAAGTAGGCCACTTTTTATTCCATTGGGAAATTCTATGAaggatgtaaatatctgatataaatTTTGAACATAAGAACCAGGTGGACAAAAGCATAGGCAAATAACCTAGCATTGGTATAGCCATGGAATCTATGCCGAGAATAACTGAGAAACAGGTGAAAAGGAGAGTTGTTGATAGGCTGAATTGTAAAGTTTTAAAGATGAATTCCAGATGAGTATATTTAATGTTAATCCCCAGCATATTCTACAATAGATTACTTAAAAGATGATTTGTTAGTAATTAAAAGGGAAACAGTGATCAAAAGGAACCAGAATGTTAGAATCAACCACTTAAATCTAATTAATGTTCacagcatatgtttttatttttttatgttataaaagccaaatatacttATTATAGAATATTTGGAAAGCAATACGGGACTATAGAATATTTGGGAATTTTAAGAAAcgtgaaagttttaaaaagagtataaaaATCACTTATACTGTGACTATCCACAGGTAACAACTTCTAACATTTGGATGGATATCTCTTTAATTAATAGATTatacatacttttatttatttttttcaaatataattggGATCATACTGTACACACGGTTTTGAGCCTActctttcacttaataatatattGTGAATACTTTAGTAAGACATTCAAATATTCTTTGAGAATGTGATTTTTAATGGTTGCATAGTAGTTCagtatatatattgttttcaaatgttCTATTACTGGACATATGGGTTGTTTCCTTTCTTAAAATATCATAATGCTTTGATAAACATCTTGTTCACAAATAATCCCTTATTTCTTTATTCCCATGAAGTGAACTATAGTCTCATATTGCTTTCCAAAAAGTGGTACCAATTCACACTCCCACTGGCAGTGTATGAGAATGCCAGTGTTTGCATTTCTTCATCAGTACTTAAACATTACAACAGCAACAAATTGGCAAACCTATTCCAGTTTGGCAGGTAAACAGTGGTATCTagtttctttgaaaaatagtGAAATGAAtagtttttcttatgttttttggGAATTTCTGTTTTATGAAATTCTTGGTATTTTGTCCATTTCTTAGAAAAttgggattttaattttttttacttatttgatatttatataagaATATATTACCTGTTTTACATGTCATAGgtatgttttatctttttccttttcattattaATAGTTTTGGCATgtaaattgtaaattttatgtgatcctctgttaattttcttttataatattgtCTTTTGTCCTGTGATGGCCCCAAAACGAAAACAAAGAAGGCTTTAGCCCCACTGCTCTCTATTCTGGTTAAACCAGATCTTGGttattgaattcatttttattactgcaagaccatcaccaccaccagaaATAATGGCAAAATAACTAGGACAACCACAATAGCAGTGGCAGCACAAAAATAATAGGTataatttactgagcatttaccatGTACAAGCACTGCTATGCTAACATGACCCATCTCATTGAGTCCTCAGAGCAATCCTTTGAAACCtgcttttacaaatgaggaaattgaggcttagagaaaaTAACTTGCCAGAGGTTACACAAATACCAGCTGGCAGACCTGGGGATTTAGATCTCTGTTCATCTTGCTTGAAAGTCTGTGCTGTTAATGCCCAGTGAGAGGTCTCAAAACTAGGTTGTATGAGGAATGTTGGTAGGGTCTTGGGAGAAGAGAAGTAGAGAGGAATTacgacctgggtttgaattccagttCTGCCTCTTGCTAGCTTGTGATATTgagaaagttatttaactttGCTAAGTAATAGTTTGCTCTTTAGTATTGTGGACCCTTTCTTTGCAGGGCTATTGTGAGGATTGATTGAGATAGTAAAATGCAAAACAGTGCTTTACACATAGTTGCTATTCTGTAACGAGAATTTATGATGCCAGTCATCTTTGAAAGTCTGTCATGTAGCAAGAGAGAGGATCAGTTGTCAGAGGTCAGAACTAGGGCCAATGGGAAGAAGTTAGAGGAAGGTCGATACCAGTCTGATAAAACTAAGAACTTTCTAGCACAACCTCAAAATACAGTAGACTACTAAATAACATAGTGAGTTTCATGTTAGTGAATTGATTCTCTGACAGGGAGTAATGGGTGAATAATCATTTATCAAGGATACTCTAGAGAATATTCCACATTTGTTTGCAGTTTGGATAAGTGAAATGTGGTTCTCTCTCTTAAGGATTCTGTGATTCTGTGTGCATCTTAATGACTTCTTTTTGTTGGCTTCAAGAGTGCCTGCCTTTGTAACTACCTAATACAAGGAAGGTTTCAGAGGCACCCGGAGCCCTTATGAGTGAGTGATAGGCACGACCAGGAGCCTGCCTGTTTTCACTCTGCgtgcaatataataaaaataaagcggGCAAAGGAATTTAGCTTTTATCTTACAGGTGGCAGTCGTGTCTGTGGCAAGTTGGTAAAAAAGTTTGTAATGAATGAAATTAACTTTTGGAGGGAAATTGATTAGTTGGAGAATGATCAAGAATTAAACCATCCAGTGGCAATCAGGGATTTATGGAGCACACATAACTGAGGACCACTGCATGGATCTTCATGGCTGTTTTGGGTCTGTGTGTTCGATGTGTATTAGGAATGGGAATGGTTATAACTTCAGGTTCTTACACAACAGTGCTCCTTGGCTGGATCCTGTGGATGTCCTCAATGTAGTGTCCTCATTGCCACAGGTGGCTGAGTTTGTGGATGAGCGGCCAGAAGAGGTAAAGCAGATGGAAACCTTTCGTTCCAGTGCCAAATGGAAGCTTCTGGGAGGTGAGTTCCAACAATAGATAAATCTAAAGGGgaagcctttttcttttctttttttttttttagagggcgCGTTGTTTTAATTTGTCACTGATCCTGAAAAATATGACCCATGACCTCATTTCCTGCTTCTGCTACCTTAGCCTCTGTTCTTAGAATGTTCATCTGCATATTTTAAAGATTGCACGTGgcctctggagtcagacagagcTGGATTTGGATATTCACTCCACCACTTACTAGCAGTATGACTTtggcaaattatttaatcttttcgAGTATCaactttcttatctgtaaaatggaggtaatcTTTATCTCCTAGggtttgagaattaaatgaggtaatctACCTTGGCATGTAGTAAGTGATCAGTAATGCTGATTATTTTTTGCTGGTGATCTCTCCTCCCCCAATAAGGAGCACAGTAGCATGGATTAGTTGACAGCACTCATTTTTATGTGGCACAGGTCTAGTGAACATGCCTTTTGAAAGAAGAGTAAGTAAAAACTCACTTTTCTAGGCTAAATTTCAGTAGGAGCCTCTGTCTGGGAACTCTACACAAATAAGGTTTTGGGAAGAGCATTGGGTTGGGAGATAGAAGACTGGGGTTCTAGTCTGTCTCTTCATCTTGGAGTTGTAATCTGAGGTAAGAAGCCATTCAGCACCTTGGAGCTTCTATTTTCATGACTGTAAACAAGATGCCTGCCCCACTTGCCTTACAAGGTATAagatgaaaaatgtatttaaaatgcttTGCAAATTGTGTCTTGTTAGGCAAATaagagagattatttttaaaatgttcatgggTGCTGGGCCCCCAAGCAAAGGAGCTGTACAGAGTAGTTTTGGGCTTTCTGAGTAGTTTTGAGGTGTGTGCTGCTGGGGCATCTTTTGAAACTCTGGGTACTGGTGGTGAACACAGCATTTGTGGGAATCTGACTCTTTGCTCTTTGTGTTTAGGCCACAGTGAGGATCTACCTTCACACAGGCATTCCCGCCATGACTCCCCGGATCCTTCACCTAGGAGGGTCCGCCATGACTCCCCGGATCCTTCACCTAGGAAGGTTCGCCATGACTCCCCGGATCCTTCACCTAGGAGGGTCCGCCATGACTCCCCGGATCCTTCTCCGCCTAGGAGAGTCCGCCATGACTCCCCGGATCCTTCTCCGCCTAGGAGAGTCCGCCATGACTCCCCGGACCCCTCTCCACCTAGGAGAGCCCATCATGATTCACCGGATCCCTCTCTGCTCAGGAAGCATTATCGTCCTTCAGGTGTATCTCCTAGAAGGGCCCGTCGTGACACACCAGATCCATCTCCTCCTCGGAGGGCCCATCACAGTTCCTCAGATATTTCTCCGCAGAGAAAGGCCCGTAACAGCTCCCCTGACACCTCTCAACCTAGAAGGCCTCCGGAATCCTCGGCCACATCAAAGCTCAGGAGGGCCCGTCATGACTTCCCTGATTCGCCTCCTAATGTTCCTCATTCACTGCACAGAACCCAAAGCAGTAACGCCCCAGAAAGAGCCTCTAGCAAAACTTCTCCACACCGGAAGGGGCCAGGACCCTCTCAGCCCTCCGTCCCAAGGAGCAGCAAGTATGAATGTGACTTGGACCTCTCTCCGCCACGAAAAAGGCAAGCCAAATTTCATTATGGAAATAAACAGCATGACTCTAAAGGTGAGCATTGATTGTCCACGAGAGGGACTTGTTCCCTAGGCACTTCATTTTGAATCTTTTACTTGTTAGGTATTTATGTCTTTAGAAATGAGAATTAATTTTCTTAGGAGAAGTTTTAAAAACTATAGGGAAGTAGTGAGAGGTTGGGCTGAAGAGTTAAATATTTACAGTAGAAGGGAAGAAGTTTTTATATATCCTTTTGTTGTCCTCACTGGACATGAAAGTGCTGTCTGTTTGTTGCAGAAACATCAGAATGTCTAGAAATAcataaagaagcagaaaaaaatcatGCGGACTTCGGTTATTCAGAGGCAGTCATTAGTGTTATAGCCAATGTTCTTTTTAGTCTTttctctattcatttttt is a genomic window of Myotis daubentonii chromosome 9, mMyoDau2.1, whole genome shotgun sequence containing:
- the BUD13 gene encoding BUD13 homolog isoform X1 → MAAAPPISKAEYLKRYLSRADAGGHAGSESILKRRKKRPKPGGAGGKGMRIVDDDVSWTSISTTKPEKEEEEDDGDLPVVAEFVDERPEEVKQMETFRSSAKWKLLGGHSEDLPSHRHSRHDSPDPSPRRVRHDSPDPSPRKVRHDSPDPSPRRVRHDSPDPSPPRRVRHDSPDPSPPRRVRHDSPDPSPPRRAHHDSPDPSLLRKHYRPSGVSPRRARRDTPDPSPPRRAHHSSSDISPQRKARNSSPDTSQPRRPPESSATSKLRRARHDFPDSPPNVPHSLHRTQSSNAPERASSKTSPHRKGPGPSQPSVPRSSKYECDLDLSPPRKRQAKFHYGNKQHDSKGSSPSRRKFHTSSSPRRRQSHTLGSSSYPGDSRKASDSDLSPPRRKPSSKPQGSDSDLSPPRNRPGHHSSDSDLSPPRRKQRAKSSDSDLSPPRRTQPLGKKAAHMYSGAKTGLVLTDTQREQQELQERDQEAMAFEAEFQYAETVFRDKSGRKRNLKLERLEQRRRAEKDSKRDELYAQWGKGLVQSRQQQQNVEDAIKEMQKPLARYIDDEDLDRMLREQEREGDPMANFIKKNKAKENKDKKVRPRYSGPAPPPNRFNIWPGYRWDGVDRSNGFEQKRFARLASKKAVEELAYKWSVEDM